Proteins from one Telopea speciosissima isolate NSW1024214 ecotype Mountain lineage chromosome 1, Tspe_v1, whole genome shotgun sequence genomic window:
- the LOC122672547 gene encoding protein IQ-DOMAIN 19-like isoform X1, whose product MGKTSKWIKSFLYGGGKKDKEKNCNSQPTSISTENPTTPITIPPSTPKEKRRWSFRRSSATAMATKDFNSTDTIVPTSAPTDALVDAENEQKKHVMAVAAATAAAADAAVAAAQAAAAVIRLTNAPAPARTIVVEETAAIRIQSAFRSYLAKRALCALRGLVKLQALVRGHLVRKQATATLRCMQALIIVQTRARAQRLRMAEEPQPITQRQSIHRKSSQDIRQRQAYGEIDRGLEENIKIVEMDIGQQRGSSKSRLSYSNNSQERIDPRFSAYYPSNGLNTKQDQIQTSPAPSALIEMSPRACSGHFEEYSFATAQSSPQYYSAVSKLDPTRAPFASPRHEYADSASTDYPFHPHYMANTESSRAKVRSHSAPKQRPESYERQPSRRRPSMEGRNIPRGVRMQRSSSHVGSAVNGYQYPWSIKLDRSTVSLKDSECGSTSTVLTNTNYCRSLVPYEIRHGFAVSCCIGFQLMVGFFKV is encoded by the exons ATGGGGAAGACTAGCAAATGGATCAAAAGCTTCTTATATGGTGGTGGGAAGAAAGACAAGGAGAAGAACTGTAACAGTCAACCCACTTCCATTTCAACTGAGAATCCCACGACACCCATTACAATTCCACCCTCTACTcctaaggagaaaagaagatggAGTTTCAGGAGATCTTCAGCCACGGCTATGGCTACAAAGGATTTCAATTCCACAGACACGATTGTTCCCACCAGTGCACCAACTGATGCACTGGTTGATGCTGAGAATGAACAGAAGAAGCATGTCATGGCTGTAGCCGCAGCTACGGCTGCAGCTGCCGATGCAGCTGTGGCAGCAGCACAGGCTGCCGCCGCTGTTATCCGCCTTACCAATGCTCCTGCCCCTGCTAGAACAATTGTTGTTGAAGAAACCGCCGCCATCAGGATTCAATCTGCCTTCCGTTCTTATCTG GCAAAGAGAGCATTATGTGCGTTGAGAGGATTAGTGAAATTGCAGGCGCTGGTGAGGGGTCACCTGGTGAGGAAACAGGCCACTGCTACCCTCCGGTGCATGCAGGCATTGATTATAGTTCAGACAAGAGCTCGAGCTCAGAGGCTCCGGATGGCCGAGGAACCACAACCCATTACTCAGAGACAATCAATTCATAGAAAATCCTCGCAGGACATCCGACAGAGACAAGCATACGGC GAGATCGATAGAGGCCTGGAGGAGAACATTAAGATCGTAGAGATGGATATTGGCCAACAAAGGGGAAGCTCAAAGAGCAGGCTTAGCTATTCTAACAACTCACAAGAACGAATAGATCCAAGATTCTCTGCGTATTATCCAAGTAATGGTTTGAACACGAAGCAGGATCAAATCCAGACCTCACCTGCTCCATCAGCGTTAATTGAGATGAGCCCAAGAGCCTGCAGTGGTCATTTTGAGGAGTATTCCTTTGCTACAGCACAAAGCAGTCCTCAGTACTATTCTGCCGTATCCAAACTGGACCCAACAAGAGCTCCTTTTGCTTCCCCTCGGCATGAATATGCAGACTCTGCATCCACTGATTACCCATTCCATCCACATTACATGGCCAACACAGAATCATCCAGAGCTAAAGTGCGGTCACACAGTGCACCGAAGCAACGACCTGAATCATATGAGAGACAACCTAGCAGGAGAAGGCCATCAATGGAAGGACGTAACATTCCTCGGGGTGTTCGGATGCAGCGCTCATCTTCACATGTGGGATCTGCTGTTAATGGATACCAATATCCATGGTCAATCAAGCTTGATAGATCCACTGTGTCACTCAAGGATAGTGAGTGTGGTTCCACCAGTACAGTGCTGACAAATACCAATTACTGCAGATCTCTTGTTCCATATGAG ATTCGACATGGGTTTGCAGTTAGTTGCTGCATTGGGTTTCAGTTAATGGTTGGTTTCTTCAAAGTCTAA
- the LOC122672547 gene encoding protein IQ-DOMAIN 19-like isoform X2 gives MGKTSKWIKSFLYGGGKKDKEKNCNSQPTSISTENPTTPITIPPSTPKEKRRWSFRRSSATAMATKDFNSTDTIVPTSAPTDALVDAENEQKKHVMAVAAATAAAADAAVAAAQAAAAVIRLTNAPAPARTIVVEETAAIRIQSAFRSYLAKRALCALRGLVKLQALVRGHLVRKQATATLRCMQALIIVQTRARAQRLRMAEEPQPITQRQSIHRKSSQDIRQRQAYGEIDRGLEENIKIVEMDIGQQRGSSKSRLSYSNNSQERIDPRFSAYYPSNGLNTKQDQIQTSPAPSALIEMSPRACSGHFEEYSFATAQSSPQYYSAVSKLDPTRAPFASPRHEYADSASTDYPFHPHYMANTESSRAKVRSHSAPKQRPESYERQPSRRRPSMEGRNIPRGVRMQRSSSHVGSAVNGYQYPWSIKLDRSTVSLKDSECGSTSTVLTNTNYCRSLVPYEHQGYRF, from the exons ATGGGGAAGACTAGCAAATGGATCAAAAGCTTCTTATATGGTGGTGGGAAGAAAGACAAGGAGAAGAACTGTAACAGTCAACCCACTTCCATTTCAACTGAGAATCCCACGACACCCATTACAATTCCACCCTCTACTcctaaggagaaaagaagatggAGTTTCAGGAGATCTTCAGCCACGGCTATGGCTACAAAGGATTTCAATTCCACAGACACGATTGTTCCCACCAGTGCACCAACTGATGCACTGGTTGATGCTGAGAATGAACAGAAGAAGCATGTCATGGCTGTAGCCGCAGCTACGGCTGCAGCTGCCGATGCAGCTGTGGCAGCAGCACAGGCTGCCGCCGCTGTTATCCGCCTTACCAATGCTCCTGCCCCTGCTAGAACAATTGTTGTTGAAGAAACCGCCGCCATCAGGATTCAATCTGCCTTCCGTTCTTATCTG GCAAAGAGAGCATTATGTGCGTTGAGAGGATTAGTGAAATTGCAGGCGCTGGTGAGGGGTCACCTGGTGAGGAAACAGGCCACTGCTACCCTCCGGTGCATGCAGGCATTGATTATAGTTCAGACAAGAGCTCGAGCTCAGAGGCTCCGGATGGCCGAGGAACCACAACCCATTACTCAGAGACAATCAATTCATAGAAAATCCTCGCAGGACATCCGACAGAGACAAGCATACGGC GAGATCGATAGAGGCCTGGAGGAGAACATTAAGATCGTAGAGATGGATATTGGCCAACAAAGGGGAAGCTCAAAGAGCAGGCTTAGCTATTCTAACAACTCACAAGAACGAATAGATCCAAGATTCTCTGCGTATTATCCAAGTAATGGTTTGAACACGAAGCAGGATCAAATCCAGACCTCACCTGCTCCATCAGCGTTAATTGAGATGAGCCCAAGAGCCTGCAGTGGTCATTTTGAGGAGTATTCCTTTGCTACAGCACAAAGCAGTCCTCAGTACTATTCTGCCGTATCCAAACTGGACCCAACAAGAGCTCCTTTTGCTTCCCCTCGGCATGAATATGCAGACTCTGCATCCACTGATTACCCATTCCATCCACATTACATGGCCAACACAGAATCATCCAGAGCTAAAGTGCGGTCACACAGTGCACCGAAGCAACGACCTGAATCATATGAGAGACAACCTAGCAGGAGAAGGCCATCAATGGAAGGACGTAACATTCCTCGGGGTGTTCGGATGCAGCGCTCATCTTCACATGTGGGATCTGCTGTTAATGGATACCAATATCCATGGTCAATCAAGCTTGATAGATCCACTGTGTCACTCAAGGATAGTGAGTGTGGTTCCACCAGTACAGTGCTGACAAATACCAATTACTGCAGATCTCTTGTTCCATATGAG CACCAAGGGTACAGATTCTGA